A region of the Actinomycetota bacterium genome:
CCGGCCTTCGCCCGGGCCCAGCTAAGTCGGCCGTCGAGGCCCCAGACCAGCCCTGAGGGCACGGCCAGCAGGATGGCCAGCGGGACGTACTCGTGGGGCTGCTCGAACAGCCACCGGTTGGACGAGGCGTAGAGCAGGGCCAGGCCCACCTGCTGGGCCAGGCCGGCCAGGGCCGCGCCCCGGCTGGCCAACCCGACCACCAGCAGGGCGCCGACACCGATTTCGAGGGCGGTGACGAGCCACTGCACGACGTCGAAGTTGTCGAGCAGGAAGCGCACGACCGGCTGTACGCCCGGCACCTGGCTACCCGCTCCTCCGGCCGCCGGGTTCTCCAGGCCCTCGTAGCGCAGGATGAAACCGGTTGCCCCGCGGTCGATGAGGTTGGCCGTGTAGGGCCCGACGGTCACAGTGGTGAAGCCGAACAGCTTGGCCAGCCCGTTGGCCAGGAATATGAGGCCCACGAAGATGCGCAGGACGGCCAGTCCCTGGGCCATCCTCCGAGCCGGGAGGACTGGGGTCTCGTCGGGACCGTGGGTGGCCATCCCCACTGGATAGCAGGACGGGGACGGACCGCGCCCGGGCCCTTTGGTTACGAAACCCGGAACTCCCGGTCCAGGCCGTGCGCCCCGGCCAGGCGCGTGCAACGGTAAGCACCGTGAACGCCCGAGTAGCTCTCGTCGATGCCGACCAGGCCCCGTTGCTCGTCCGCCACCTCTACGAGGGCGGCGACCCGGGGGTCATCGCCCGGGCCCTGGCGACCGTGCCCGAACTGGCGGTGGCCACCCTGCCGTTCGTGGGTGCGGCTCTCGGGCCCGGGGCTCTGCCGGCCGACATCAAGGAGATGGCCATCTTCCGGACCTCGGCCGTCCTCGAGTGCCGGTACTGCGTCGATACCCACACGGTCGTGGCCTGGGACATGGGCTTCACTCCCGCCATGGTGACCGCTCTGCGGGACACACCCCCCGGCCAGCGGCCTCCCGGCTTGGACGAGCGCCAGGCCGCGGCTGTCGCCT
Encoded here:
- a CDS encoding DoxX family membrane protein produces the protein MATHGPDETPVLPARRMAQGLAVLRIFVGLIFLANGLAKLFGFTTVTVGPYTANLIDRGATGFILRYEGLENPAAGGAGSQVPGVQPVVRFLLDNFDVVQWLVTALEIGVGALLVVGLASRGAALAGLAQQVGLALLYASSNRWLFEQPHEYVPLAILLAVPSGLVWGLDGRLSWARAKAGRFPF
- a CDS encoding carboxymuconolactone decarboxylase family protein encodes the protein MNARVALVDADQAPLLVRHLYEGGDPGVIARALATVPELAVATLPFVGAALGPGALPADIKEMAIFRTSAVLECRYCVDTHTVVAWDMGFTPAMVTALRDTPPGQRPPGLDERQAAAVAWIDALAVGRGTVDDQTWAAVSSVLADHQVVELTVTVGATMFLNRLCTSLALPTSPQTQARLAAAAVAP